CGGCGTGCTCGGCGTGCTGTGCGCCTCCATCGGCTCCATCCAGGTCACCGAGGCGATCAAGGTCCTCACCGGCACGGGCGAGCCGCTCGTCGGCCGCCTGATGATCTACGACGCTCTGGAGATGCAGTACCGCCAGGTCAAGGTCCGCAAGGACCCGAACTGCGCGGTCTGCGGCGAGAACCCGACCGTCACCGAGCTCATCGACTACGAGGCCTTCTGCGGCGTCGTCTCCGAGGAGGCCCAGGCGGCGGCCATCGACTCGACGATCACTCCCAAGCAGCTCAAGGAGTGGATCGACGAAGGCGAGAACATCGAGATCATCGACGTCCGCGAGCCGAACGAGTACGAGATCGTCTCCATCCCGGGCGCCCGGCTGGTCCCGAAGAACGAGTTCCTCATGGGCGCCGCCCTGCAGACCCTCCCGCAGGACAAGAAGATCGTCTTGCACTGCAAGACCGGCGTCCGCAGTGCGGAAGTCCTCGCCGTCCTGAAGTCGGCGGGCTTCGCGGACGCGGTCCACGTCGGCGGCGGCGTAATCGGCTGGGTCAACCAGATCGAGCCCCATAAGCCGGTGTATTAATCAGCGGTCTCGCTGACCAGCGAGGCAGAAGAAGCCCACGGCTCTGACCAGTTCAGATGCCGTGGGCTTCTGTCGTTGTGGGTCGGGCGGATCGGCAGTGCCCTGCCGATCCCAAAGCAGCCTCGTCGGCCTTCACGCGGTCGGTGAGACGGGTTCGGCATAGCCGTAGAGTGTGTGAGTCCGATCACCACGGGATGGCCCGTCATGACACTTGCCACGGTGCGCATGGATCATGAGCGCATGCATCCTCGGTTAAGCCGCATCGCTGGCATAGCGCTCCTTCTGCTCGGTATCGCCGTCGTGCTCTGGAGGGTCTTCGGTAGCCCTAGGGACTGGGAGGGCGACATGAGATGGCTTCGTAGCGGCCTCATGCTGGGAGCTCTGGGGGCGATCGGCCTCAGCGCGCGACTGATATTCCCCGGCGTCAAGGGTGATGCACCGGATGAGGTGTCCGAGAAGGACGACGGAGCAGCTCCGGATGAGAGGCCATGAGCCGGTCTGTTGCTCAGCGCCCTTACCCACCACTCTCCCCAGCTCCCATCCCGTCTGCCGTCGACCCACACACCGTGGAGCGGGCGTGGTTCAGGGCGTCAAGGTGGAGCGCGCCACTGTACGAACGACCTTGACGCCCTGGGCCGGCACCTGCGCTTCGACCCGAACGACGTGCGGGCCTGGGTAGACGCCCAGCTTGGGGAGGCTGCCTGATGGCTGGGCATATCCAAGACCGCTGGTACAAGACCGAGCCTGGACCCAACGGCAAGGTCGTCAAGGCCAAGACCGAGCGGTACGGCGTCGGCCTGCGCTACCGCGCCCGCTACGTCGGTCCGGACGGCTCCGAGAAGTCCAAGAGCTTCCCCGACCGTCAGAAGCGGCTTGCTGAGCAGTGGCTCGCGCAGATCGAGGCGGACATGTCGCGCGGGCAGTACATCGACCCGCAAGCCGGTCGCCTCACCGTTCGACAGCATGCCGAACGCTGGTTGGCGTCGCTCACCATGGATCCCGGCACCTTCGTGGGCACCGGGCAGCGCATCCGCCTGCACGTCCTGCCCTACCTGGGCAGTCGCACGCTGGGCTCGCTCCGGCCGACGCACATCCGTGAGTGGCTGCGAAAGCTGCAGGACGGGGGAGTGGCGCCCGCCTATCAGCGGGTGATCTTCGCGAACCTCTCCACCATGCTCACGGCGGCCGCGGATGACCGCTTGATCCCCGAGAATCCCTGCCGGTCGTCGTCTGTGCGTGCGCCGAAGCTTGACCCTCGCCGGATCGTTCCATGGTCGCGGGAGCGTGTGCTCGCGGTTCGCTCGGCGCTCCCGGAGCAACACCGGGCCATGGTGGATTTGGCAGGCGGCTGCGGTCTGCGTCAGGGCGAGGTGCTTGGTCTCGCGGTCGATGACGGGGACTTCAGCGAAGGGATGGTTCACGTGGTCCGCCAGGTCAAGCGCATCCGCAATCGTCCGGTGTTCGCGCTGCCCAAGGGAGGCAAGACACGCACAGTGCCGCTGCCGGAGAGCGTCGCTCGGTCGCTGGAGGAGCACATCAGTCGGCACCAGCCCGCCGCCGTGACGCTGCCGTGGCGTGAGGTCGACGGCGCGCCGGTCACGGCTTCCGTGCTCTTCCATGGCGGCCAGGGGCGACCGGTGGACCGCAACCACTTCAATCGTGGGGCCTGGCGTCCAGCTCTTGACGCGGCGGGTGTCCCTCGCGGCCGACGTCGTATGCGGCCTGACTTGCCGGTGGGTACTGAGCCGCGGCTCACCTCCCCGTCATCGTCATGAGCAGACCTTGCCGTCCTCCGGAACCGTTCCGTCCAGCAGGTACGCGTTCACCGTCGAGTCCACGCAGTCGCTCCCGCTCCCGTATGCCCCATGGCCCTCGCCCTTCCAGGTGAGCTCCACACCGACGTCCTTGCCCAGCTCGTGGGCCATCTTCCGGGCACCCTCGTACGGCGTCGCCGGATCCCCGGTGTTGCCCACCACCAGCACCGGCGCGGCTCCTGGCGCGCTGACCTCCGGATGGTCGAACTGCCCGGTCGCCGGCCAGTCGTGGCACCAGCCCGCCGTGTCCCAGCCCAGGAAGTCGCCGAAGACGGGCGAGATCTTCTCGAACTCCGGCAGCAGCTTCTTCGTTGCCTCGAGCGTCGGCCGCTGCTTGTCGTCCAGGCACGATATGACCCGTTGCGAGTGCGTCGTCGTGCCGTAGCGGGCCGAGGTGTCGCGCTCGTTGTAGCGGTCGGCCAGCGTCAGCAGCTCCGAACCGTCCCCGGCCTCGGCCGCCCGGAGCGCGCTGGTGAGCGTGGGCCAGCCCGCCTTGCTGTAGAGCGGCAGCACGATGCCGGTGACGGCCAGGGTCTCTGTGAGCTTGCGGCCGGACGACGTCTGCAGCGGCTTCGCGTCGATCCGCTTCAGCAGATCCGCGATCTTACGGGAGCCCTGCTTCGGGTCCTGACCGGTTGATTTGAGGTAGTCGTCCAGCGCCCGCTGGAAGCCACGGGCCTGGTTCTTCGCGTGGCCCACGCTGTCGGCGGTCGGGTCGACGACGGCGTCCAGCACCAGGCGCCCCACGCTCTTGGGGAACAGGTGGGCGTACACACCGCCCAGTTCGGTGCCGTACGAGATGCCGAAGTAGTGCATGGTCCCGTCGCCGAGGACCTGGCGCATCAGGTCCATGTCGCGTGCGGTGTCGGTCGTCGAGACGTGCAAGAGCAGCTTGCCGGCGGCTGTCGCGCAGCCCCTGCCGAAGGAGGTGGCGTCATCGAGGTACACCTTCTCCTCGGCGGCGTCGTCCGGTGTCGCGTCGATGCTCTCGGCGGCCTGGATCGCCTTGTCGCTGCGGCAGCGGATCCCCTTGCTGGCGCCCACCCCGCGCGGGTCCCAGCTCACCAGGTCATACCGTTCGTGGAGCTTGGAGACCGCGCTCTCGTACGACGGCATCATCGAGACGCCGGAGCCGCCGGGGCCGCCGAAGTTGAACAGGAGCGAGCCGATGCGACTGCTTCCGCTCGCCTTGGAACGGATCAGGGCTATGCCGATCGTCTCGCCGTCCGGTTTCGCCCAGTCCAGCGGTACCTTCAGCGTCGCGCACTGCCAGCCGCCGCCCGGCGCCGACGAGCCCTTGCAGCGGCTCCAGTCGAGCTTCTGCGAGGTGAGCGAAGAGGGCAGCTTGGAGGAGGCGGTGGGCGCTGACGCCGACGACGAACGGGACCTGCCCTTACCCTCGTCCTCGCTCCCGCCGGACGAACCGCTGCTGCAGCCGGTCATCAGCGCCGCGGCGGCGACCGCGGCCGTCCACCGTACGAACCGTGACATGTGCACCCCCCTCATGAGCTCTCCGCACGGAGCCGCGGGGAGCAGTCAGGCCATAGTAGGCGGATCAAGCCGAACCCATGGCTGCCTGTGGATAACTGTCTGACCTGCACTTTTGCTCCGAGTGCGATGCTGGTTGGGGATGTGGGCCGGTGGGGCTAGGAGCAGACGGTGCCGGCCGTCGGCACCTTCCCGTCCAGCAGATAGCGGTTCACTGCTTTCTGCACGCACTCGTTCCCGCTGTCGTACGCGCCGTGCCCCTGACCCTTGTACGTCAGCTCGACACCGGCACCTCTGCCCAGTGCCTTGACCATGTTCTTCGCGCCCGAGTACGGGGTGGCCGGGTCGCCGGTGTTGCCGATCACGAGGATCGGCGCGGCCCCGGACGCGCTCACGTTCGGGTGGTTGGAGACTCCTGGCACCGGCCAGTCGATGCAGCTGAGCAGGCCCCAGGCGAGAAAGTCACCGAACAGCGGGGAGGCGGCCCGGAACTGCGGCAGCCGCGCCTTCACATCGGCGGCGGTGTACCGGGGCTTGTCGTCCGCGCAGTTGACAGCGATGAGAGCGGGAATGAGGTCGCTGTACGTGCCGTCCGCGTTGCGCCCGTTCAGCACGTCGGACAGCAGCATCAGCTCCTTGCCGTCGCCGGCGTACGCCTGCTGCAGACCCTCGGTGAGATACCCCCAGTAGTCCTTGGAGTACAGGGCCATCGCGATGCCGTTGGTCGCGGCGGTCTGGGTCAGTTTGCGGGGGGAGATGCCGGGGATCGGCTTGCTGTCGAGGTCCTTCAGCAGTTTGGCGATCCGCTTCGTGATGTCCTGCGGAGTTCTTCCCACCGGGCATCCGGTGCTCTGTGAGGCGCAGTCCCGGGCGTAGTTGTCGAGCGCGAGCTGGAAGCCTTTGGCCTGCCCGACCGAGCTCTGCACCGGGTTCTCCGTCGGGTCGACGACCGCGTCGAACACGGCCCGTCCCACGTTCTTGGGGAACAGGTGGGCGTAGACGCCGCCGAGTTCGGTGCCGTACGAGATGCCGAAGTAGTGCAGCTTGGCGTCGCCGAGCACCTCGCGCATCAGGTCCATGTCGCGGGCGGCGTCGGTGGTGCGCACATGCGGCAGCACCTTGCCGGAGCGTGCCTTGCAGGCTTTGTTGAACTGCTTGGTGTTGTTCACAAACGCCTTCTGCTCGGTCGCGTTGTCGGGCGTCGCGTCCTGCTGGAAGAACGCGTCGAGCTGTCGGTCGCTCTCGCAGACCACGCCCGCGCTGCGGCCGACCCCGCGCTGGTCGAAGCTCACCAGGTCGTAGCGGGTGCGCAAGGTCTCATAGTCCTGTGCGAAGCCGGGCAGCGTGCCGATGCCGGAGGCTCCGGGCCCGCCGAAGTTGAAGATGAGGGAGCCGAGCCGCTTGCTCGGGGGGCCGCTGGCCTTCACCCGGATCAGCGCGATGTCGATGGTGCCGCTCTTGGGGTCGTTCCAGTTCAGGGGCGCTTTCATGGTCGCGCACTGCCAACGGCCGCCGTTCGGAAGGGGCGAGGGGGCGCTGCCGCCGCCCTGCAACGCGGACGGCGCCGGGCAGTCCTTCCACTTCAGCTTCTGTAGCGGCAGCCCCCCGCCCCCGGCGGGGGCGGGGGCGGGGGCGAAGGCCGTCAGCAGGGGGGACAGGAAGACGGCAGTGGCGGCCAGGGCAGTGGCGCGGCTCCGGTGACGGTTAGGCATGCTCTCATCGTGAAGCCGTACGGCATGGTGCGCTCGGGGCCGCGGGCCGTGCGGGTGAGTCCGTTCCCGGCGGCCGTGTGTCGCATTGCGTGAGGGGCGGTGCACGCGCGCGTGCCTGCCGTTGCCGTGTGGATCCTGGATCCCTAGAGCGCGCCCTTGCGCGTCAGATGGTTGAAGAACAGCCACCCCGGCAGCACCGGCAGCCACAGCGTCAGGAGTCGGTACAGCAGCACCGCGGGGGCCGCGACCTCCTTGGGCAGGCCGACGGCGATGAGACCGACCGTCAGCGTCGCCTCGACCGCGCCCACACCGCCGGGGGTCGGGGCGGCCGAACCGAGCGCGTTGCCCGCGAGGAAGACGACCGCGACGCTGGCCAGACTCAGCGTGGTCTTCTCCTCGTGCCCGAACGCCCGGATCGAGGCGTCCAGGCACATCACGAAGGACGCGGTCAGCAGCAGCATGCCGCCGATGCCGGTGACCAGCTTCTGGGGCCGCTGCAGCACGTCGAGCATGCGCGGCACGACACCCGCGAACAGCGACCTCACGCGCGTGACGACGAATTTCCGCAGGAACGGCACCGACGTGACCACCAGGACCAGCACTGCGACCGTCAGCAGACCGGCGATGACCGTCCGGGACGGAGACAGGGACGGCGTCTTCTCGGTCCCCGTGAGGTAGCCGAACGACAGCAGCATCAGGACGTGGCAGCCCAGCCCGAACAGCTGCGACGCGCCGACACTCGCCACCGCGAGGCCCGGCCGCACCCCCGCGCGCTGCAGGAAGCGCGTGTTCAGGGCGACACCGCCGACCGCCGCGGGCGCCACGATCTTCACGAACGACCCGGCGACCTGGGCCGCCACGGTCCGCGGGAACGGCACTCGCTCGGGCACGAAGCCCA
The Streptomyces sp. CGMCC 4.7035 DNA segment above includes these coding regions:
- a CDS encoding alpha/beta hydrolase yields the protein MSRFVRWTAAVAAAALMTGCSSGSSGGSEDEGKGRSRSSSASAPTASSKLPSSLTSQKLDWSRCKGSSAPGGGWQCATLKVPLDWAKPDGETIGIALIRSKASGSSRIGSLLFNFGGPGGSGVSMMPSYESAVSKLHERYDLVSWDPRGVGASKGIRCRSDKAIQAAESIDATPDDAAEEKVYLDDATSFGRGCATAAGKLLLHVSTTDTARDMDLMRQVLGDGTMHYFGISYGTELGGVYAHLFPKSVGRLVLDAVVDPTADSVGHAKNQARGFQRALDDYLKSTGQDPKQGSRKIADLLKRIDAKPLQTSSGRKLTETLAVTGIVLPLYSKAGWPTLTSALRAAEAGDGSELLTLADRYNERDTSARYGTTTHSQRVISCLDDKQRPTLEATKKLLPEFEKISPVFGDFLGWDTAGWCHDWPATGQFDHPEVSAPGAAPVLVVGNTGDPATPYEGARKMAHELGKDVGVELTWKGEGHGAYGSGSDCVDSTVNAYLLDGTVPEDGKVCS
- a CDS encoding tyrosine-type recombinase/integrase, which encodes MAGHIQDRWYKTEPGPNGKVVKAKTERYGVGLRYRARYVGPDGSEKSKSFPDRQKRLAEQWLAQIEADMSRGQYIDPQAGRLTVRQHAERWLASLTMDPGTFVGTGQRIRLHVLPYLGSRTLGSLRPTHIREWLRKLQDGGVAPAYQRVIFANLSTMLTAAADDRLIPENPCRSSSVRAPKLDPRRIVPWSRERVLAVRSALPEQHRAMVDLAGGCGLRQGEVLGLAVDDGDFSEGMVHVVRQVKRIRNRPVFALPKGGKTRTVPLPESVARSLEEHISRHQPAAVTLPWREVDGAPVTASVLFHGGQGRPVDRNHFNRGAWRPALDAAGVPRGRRRMRPDLPVGTEPRLTSPSSS
- a CDS encoding alpha/beta hydrolase, yielding MPNRHRSRATALAATAVFLSPLLTAFAPAPAPAGGGGLPLQKLKWKDCPAPSALQGGGSAPSPLPNGGRWQCATMKAPLNWNDPKSGTIDIALIRVKASGPPSKRLGSLIFNFGGPGASGIGTLPGFAQDYETLRTRYDLVSFDQRGVGRSAGVVCESDRQLDAFFQQDATPDNATEQKAFVNNTKQFNKACKARSGKVLPHVRTTDAARDMDLMREVLGDAKLHYFGISYGTELGGVYAHLFPKNVGRAVFDAVVDPTENPVQSSVGQAKGFQLALDNYARDCASQSTGCPVGRTPQDITKRIAKLLKDLDSKPIPGISPRKLTQTAATNGIAMALYSKDYWGYLTEGLQQAYAGDGKELMLLSDVLNGRNADGTYSDLIPALIAVNCADDKPRYTAADVKARLPQFRAASPLFGDFLAWGLLSCIDWPVPGVSNHPNVSASGAAPILVIGNTGDPATPYSGAKNMVKALGRGAGVELTYKGQGHGAYDSGNECVQKAVNRYLLDGKVPTAGTVCS